In a single window of the Pseudodesulfovibrio profundus genome:
- a CDS encoding substrate-binding periplasmic protein, with translation MHLSFLPVLSILCILAFSPSAAAQTSVLRVPISSYPPWIITEPGSDVTGIDIDLLKSLCKRMNLKLELVSVPFTRGLLMLEQGELDAGTTLQRSADRELFLHFVEPHYHRGSDKAFYLLKRSPISIQRYEDLNGLRIGYITGTKYFARFDNDQHLNKIPAHNLHQLHKMLAQGRIDTFIHATSVADCELQKYGCAKHVRHAQYRFTEGSGAHLAISRGSPLIKRAEEFSRHIKAMVDSGEIDEIMSSYNCQYRHAGYVTIP, from the coding sequence ATGCATTTGTCTTTCCTGCCTGTACTGAGCATACTGTGTATCCTTGCCTTTTCTCCCTCCGCCGCAGCTCAAACAAGTGTTTTACGTGTTCCAATATCATCCTATCCACCATGGATAATCACTGAACCCGGCAGTGATGTCACTGGCATTGATATAGACCTGCTCAAATCCCTGTGCAAACGAATGAACCTCAAACTGGAGTTGGTTTCTGTACCGTTTACCCGAGGCTTGCTGATGCTTGAACAGGGCGAACTTGACGCAGGCACCACATTGCAGCGCTCTGCCGACAGGGAGCTGTTTCTCCACTTTGTGGAGCCGCACTACCACCGCGGCAGTGACAAGGCTTTCTATCTCCTGAAACGAAGTCCTATTAGTATTCAACGGTATGAAGATCTTAACGGCCTGCGTATCGGCTACATTACCGGAACCAAGTACTTCGCCCGTTTTGACAACGATCAGCACCTGAACAAAATACCGGCCCACAATCTGCATCAACTTCACAAAATGCTTGCGCAGGGTCGTATTGATACGTTTATCCACGCTACATCCGTGGCGGATTGTGAGCTTCAGAAGTACGGTTGCGCCAAACATGTTCGCCATGCTCAGTACCGCTTCACCGAAGGGTCAGGCGCGCATCTGGCCATATCAAGAGGATCGCCACTCATCAAACGTGCTGAGGAATTCAGCCGACACATCAAGGCCATGGTCGACAGTGGTGAGATTGACGAAATCATGTCGTCCTACAATTGCCAGTACAGGCATGCGGGTTACGTCACCATTCCATAA
- the uvrA gene encoding excinuclease ABC subunit UvrA, translated as MTKSTNNHVIHIEGARHHNLKDLTLDIPRDQLVVVCGPSGSGKSTLAFDIVYAEGQRRYVESLSAYARQFLPQMDKPDVDKVEGLSPAISLEQQTATRNPRSTVGTVTEVYDFLRVFFARLGKFYCPECGKPIEAQTTDAIVETILAKDPGTKFMILAPLVEHQKGTHKDLFAKLRKEGFVRVRIGGTMYTLDDTPELEKNKKHTIELVVDRLVIKDGIKKRLADSVELALELGEERMIVSVVGGENPGDTFMSTLSTCPSCKISMPRLTPQLFSFNSPQGACQTCNGIGSVEYFEPDLISPNKGLSLNDGGVIPWKSAYRQEQFAPQLKKLGKEYGFTLDTPLGEYSEKAWNALFHGCSKTHWQGIVPILEYGQQQSGVWDHWTARFQQSRPCPSCHGARLRPEALAVRVADKNMFEFVSMSIQRALDWLNDLEFTGQETLISEPLLKELTHKLGFMVNVGLEYLSLGRNMGTLSGGESQRIRLASQLGSGLVGVTYVLDEPSIGLHPRDNERLINTLRSLQSRGNTVLVVEHDEPTILEADHVIEIGPSSGWLGGEIVFQGPVKKLLKSDTLTGKYLRGDMFIAPPETRRKATDHITLRKVETNNLKDLDVDIPLGLMTCVTGVSGSGKSSLVMDSLYKHMQLYNGNKANNPGKIGGIDGLDKVEKVISIDQTPIGRTPRSNPATYTKIFDEIRKIFSGSKEARTRGYQPGRFSFNVKGGRCEACKGDGQIRVEMHFLPDVYVTCETCKGKRYNAQTLEVEYKGKNIADVLDMTVRQAREFFANHPPLMRKLDVLAQVGLEYIQLGQPATTLSGGEAQRIKISRELGKRNLPGALYILDEPTTGLHMHEVGKLIRVLHALVEKGATVIVIEHNTDVINASDHVIDLGPGGGEHGGRIVASGTPEEIIANPDSATGQFLK; from the coding sequence ATGACCAAATCCACAAATAATCATGTCATACATATCGAAGGTGCACGCCACCACAACCTGAAAGATCTGACCCTGGACATCCCCCGCGACCAACTGGTCGTCGTGTGCGGCCCTTCCGGCTCGGGCAAGTCCACGCTGGCATTCGACATCGTCTATGCCGAAGGTCAAAGGCGATATGTAGAGTCCCTTTCCGCCTATGCCCGCCAGTTCCTGCCCCAGATGGACAAGCCGGACGTGGACAAGGTGGAAGGGCTTTCCCCGGCCATTTCCCTTGAGCAGCAGACCGCCACACGCAACCCCCGCTCCACTGTGGGTACCGTAACCGAGGTCTATGACTTTTTGCGTGTGTTTTTCGCGAGATTGGGCAAATTCTATTGCCCCGAATGCGGCAAGCCCATCGAGGCGCAGACCACGGACGCCATTGTCGAGACCATTCTCGCCAAGGATCCGGGCACAAAATTCATGATCCTCGCTCCGCTGGTGGAACATCAGAAGGGGACCCACAAGGACCTGTTCGCCAAACTCCGCAAGGAAGGGTTCGTCCGTGTCCGCATCGGCGGCACCATGTATACCCTTGATGACACTCCCGAGCTGGAGAAGAACAAGAAGCACACCATCGAACTGGTGGTGGACCGCCTCGTGATCAAGGACGGCATCAAGAAACGGCTGGCCGACTCGGTGGAATTGGCACTTGAACTGGGCGAGGAACGGATGATCGTCAGCGTGGTCGGCGGGGAGAATCCCGGCGACACGTTCATGTCCACCCTGTCCACCTGCCCGTCATGCAAGATTTCCATGCCGCGCCTCACCCCGCAGCTTTTCTCCTTCAACTCGCCGCAGGGCGCATGCCAGACATGTAACGGCATCGGCTCCGTAGAATATTTCGAGCCGGACCTCATTTCGCCCAACAAGGGACTGTCCCTCAATGACGGAGGCGTCATCCCATGGAAATCCGCCTATCGTCAGGAGCAATTCGCCCCCCAGCTCAAAAAACTGGGTAAGGAATACGGATTCACGTTGGATACGCCACTCGGAGAGTACTCCGAGAAGGCGTGGAATGCCCTGTTCCACGGGTGTTCCAAGACGCACTGGCAAGGCATTGTGCCCATTCTCGAATACGGACAGCAGCAGTCCGGCGTCTGGGATCACTGGACCGCACGGTTCCAGCAGTCCCGACCGTGTCCGTCGTGCCACGGCGCTCGACTGCGCCCCGAAGCGCTGGCCGTTCGCGTGGCCGACAAGAACATGTTCGAGTTTGTATCCATGTCTATCCAGCGAGCCTTGGACTGGCTCAACGATCTGGAGTTCACCGGCCAGGAGACCCTTATTTCCGAACCGCTGCTCAAGGAGCTGACACACAAGCTTGGCTTCATGGTCAACGTCGGCCTGGAATATCTTTCCCTTGGCCGCAATATGGGCACGCTGTCCGGCGGTGAATCGCAGCGTATCCGTCTGGCATCCCAGCTTGGTTCAGGATTGGTGGGTGTCACCTATGTTCTGGACGAGCCGTCCATCGGGCTGCACCCACGGGACAACGAACGCCTCATCAACACCCTGCGCTCGCTGCAATCCCGCGGCAACACCGTGCTGGTTGTCGAGCACGACGAGCCGACCATTCTTGAAGCGGATCACGTTATCGAGATCGGCCCCAGCTCGGGTTGGCTCGGCGGCGAAATCGTGTTTCAGGGACCGGTCAAGAAGCTGTTGAAGTCCGACACGTTGACCGGCAAATATCTGCGCGGCGACATGTTCATCGCGCCCCCGGAGACCCGGCGCAAGGCCACGGATCACATCACCTTGCGCAAGGTTGAGACCAACAACCTCAAGGACCTTGATGTCGATATACCCCTCGGTTTGATGACCTGCGTCACCGGTGTATCGGGATCAGGAAAATCATCCCTGGTCATGGACTCGCTGTACAAGCACATGCAGCTGTACAACGGCAACAAAGCCAACAATCCCGGTAAAATCGGCGGTATCGACGGGCTGGATAAGGTCGAAAAGGTCATCTCCATCGACCAGACCCCCATCGGCAGAACACCCCGCTCGAACCCGGCCACTTACACCAAGATTTTTGATGAAATCCGTAAAATCTTTTCCGGTTCCAAGGAAGCGCGAACCCGCGGTTACCAGCCGGGACGTTTCTCATTCAACGTCAAGGGCGGACGGTGCGAAGCCTGTAAGGGCGACGGTCAGATTCGGGTGGAGATGCACTTCCTGCCGGACGTTTACGTCACCTGTGAGACTTGCAAGGGCAAGCGGTACAACGCCCAGACCCTTGAGGTGGAATACAAGGGCAAGAACATTGCCGATGTCCTCGACATGACAGTCCGACAGGCGCGGGAATTCTTCGCCAACCACCCGCCGCTCATGCGCAAGCTCGATGTTCTGGCGCAGGTCGGCCTGGAGTACATCCAGCTTGGACAGCCCGCCACCACCCTCTCGGGCGGTGAAGCGCAGCGCATCAAGATATCCCGCGAACTCGGCAAGCGGAACCTACCCGGAGCATTGTACATTCTGGACGAACCGACCACAGGGCTGCACATGCATGAGGTCGGCAAACTGATCCGTGTGCTCCACGCACTGGTGGAAAAGGGAGCCACGGTCATCGTCATTGAACATAATACCGACGTCATCAATGCCTCGGATCATGTCATCGACCTTGGTCCCGGTGGTGGTGAACACGGAGGGCGCATTGTTGCCTCCGGTACACCGGAAGAAATCATAGCCAATCCAGACTCGGCGACCGGCCAGTTCCTGAAATAG
- a CDS encoding bacterioferritin-associated ferredoxin, which translates to MNEEFRGDAEGIYGLCLSADCEVSWYAQDGSHHFTTAQTETPIWTKDGADPVYACYCNEITRDMVRYCVSRKGMRTPEEIYAHYLDGEPVCACAARNPSGQCCNETFEKMIGEELMETLRCKCG; encoded by the coding sequence TTGAACGAGGAATTTCGAGGGGATGCCGAAGGCATTTACGGGTTGTGCCTTTCTGCCGATTGCGAGGTGTCCTGGTACGCGCAGGATGGCTCGCATCATTTCACGACAGCACAGACGGAAACGCCCATCTGGACCAAGGACGGAGCCGATCCCGTCTATGCTTGTTACTGCAATGAAATCACCCGAGACATGGTGCGTTACTGCGTGAGCAGAAAGGGGATGCGCACCCCGGAAGAAATCTATGCACATTATCTTGATGGGGAGCCTGTCTGCGCCTGTGCGGCCAGAAATCCTTCAGGGCAGTGCTGTAATGAGACATTCGAGAAAATGATCGGGGAGGAATTGATGGAGACCCTGCGCTGTAAGTGCGGGTGA
- a CDS encoding ferritin family protein — translation MMSGNSCTLGQLIDLAMEVEQKAYDFYAGLEEKFKNNEQFVSCVCGIKEDELLHYRILTEIQEALPDHRLTMPIPKEKVVPVQRVIKFLDTVDLDGMSDVDEVIDAIRTLEEVEFDVVMAFVDTEEIDFELTREYLKNESLDHNNRIYLAQQCLLD, via the coding sequence ATGATGAGCGGTAATTCCTGTACGTTGGGCCAGTTGATAGATCTGGCCATGGAAGTGGAACAGAAGGCGTATGATTTTTATGCCGGGCTGGAAGAAAAATTCAAGAATAATGAGCAGTTTGTGTCCTGTGTCTGTGGCATAAAAGAGGACGAATTGCTGCATTATCGCATTTTGACAGAAATTCAGGAGGCGCTGCCGGATCATCGCCTGACCATGCCTATTCCGAAGGAGAAGGTCGTCCCTGTGCAGAGGGTGATCAAATTTCTTGATACGGTCGACCTTGATGGCATGTCGGATGTGGATGAGGTTATTGATGCCATTCGCACACTGGAGGAGGTCGAGTTCGATGTGGTCATGGCGTTTGTGGATACCGAGGAGATCGATTTCGAGCTGACTCGTGAGTATCTGAAAAACGAGAGTCTGGATCACAACAACCGTATTTACCTTGCGCAGCAGTGCCTGCTGGATTGA
- a CDS encoding HD-GYP domain-containing protein: MGNSVPAEKSGGGSNNRKTGLFRVSPYMVIPSRVGGFSLYLRQGESFVLYAEKGQLFTEEHKDRLAELDVDHLYVKSEDYPFYTEYLHENLLNILDDSSIPVRDRARAWNDATVSLAKAAYDRNLPQSLDKERFTRIRKLINNSLKFLARDDALKELSRFIAESNEQFEHGINVMVLTVSVLMTFIEDDSDLLVSVGIGAMLHDIGKLELPEELFWRREGTLSQTEIDLIRSHPALGVGVCSGMPLPQETLQCILFHHEQMDGTGYPGGMTESLLPAYARALILCNEYDNYIRGGPGRKKMTPFEALTRIKSRRSAHDQDMLKRLIAVLSKADLA; encoded by the coding sequence ATGGGTAATTCGGTTCCCGCCGAGAAGAGCGGGGGAGGCTCAAACAACAGGAAAACAGGGTTGTTTCGTGTCTCGCCATATATGGTCATCCCTTCCCGGGTCGGTGGGTTTTCCCTGTATCTGAGGCAGGGCGAATCCTTTGTCCTGTACGCAGAAAAAGGCCAGCTCTTTACCGAGGAGCACAAAGACCGCCTGGCCGAACTCGACGTTGATCATCTTTACGTAAAATCCGAAGACTATCCCTTTTACACAGAGTATTTGCATGAAAACCTGCTGAATATACTCGACGACAGCTCCATACCCGTTCGGGATCGTGCCCGGGCCTGGAACGATGCCACGGTGTCGCTGGCCAAAGCGGCATATGATCGTAATCTCCCACAATCCCTTGATAAGGAACGCTTTACGCGCATTCGCAAGCTGATCAATAACTCACTGAAATTTTTGGCCCGAGACGATGCGCTCAAGGAGTTGTCCCGTTTCATTGCCGAGAGCAACGAGCAGTTTGAGCACGGCATCAATGTCATGGTCCTCACCGTGAGTGTGCTCATGACGTTTATCGAGGATGACTCCGATCTGCTGGTGTCGGTTGGTATTGGCGCGATGCTGCATGATATCGGCAAGCTGGAACTGCCGGAAGAGCTGTTCTGGCGCCGCGAGGGAACCTTGAGCCAGACCGAAATTGATCTCATCCGTTCGCATCCAGCTTTGGGTGTGGGCGTCTGCTCGGGCATGCCGTTGCCCCAGGAAACACTGCAATGCATCCTTTTTCATCATGAACAGATGGATGGCACAGGCTATCCGGGCGGGATGACCGAAAGCCTGTTGCCTGCCTATGCTCGTGCGCTGATTTTATGCAATGAATACGACAACTATATCCGGGGCGGACCGGGACGCAAAAAAATGACGCCCTTTGAAGCTCTGACGCGCATAAAGAGTCGGCGTAGTGCGCACGATCAGGATATGCTCAAGCGGCTCATTGCCGTGTTGTCAAAAGCCGATCTCGCCTAG
- a CDS encoding class I SAM-dependent methyltransferase encodes MVYIAQDSLADLFFTFTWESSHATHIENYMAVDVSYTRDILPLGIKSRTRGLGEGDSVAMKMDSSEVPPFKPGKVLDMPIARFQAPLINGRYIKPRIGRFYPKHFIESVPGTRPDSDTPFRVVDWDRSGFKADLNHPMAGREVTVKAAITKIKKHHGAAGKLKRWPDSILKGPGMQARLPETPTDFLGAEPFKRDDESSDANFYSKPRMVHHMDSRARQNIQHAYANVLAGGMDILDLMAGHESHLPEGIEPKSVTGLGMNKKELEANTSLTDHLIHDLNEQPEMPFESNSFDAVICTASVEYLIKPHAVFEEVARILRPGGVFAVAFSNRWFPSKVIRVWTELHEFERMGLVSQYMIRSEQFEAITTLSERGWERPKDSDDRYAEELPESDPVYAVWSRKKRD; translated from the coding sequence ATGGTTTACATCGCACAGGATTCCCTGGCGGACTTATTCTTCACATTCACTTGGGAAAGCTCCCACGCGACGCATATCGAAAACTACATGGCAGTCGATGTCAGCTATACGAGAGACATATTACCACTGGGTATCAAAAGCCGTACCCGAGGGCTTGGCGAAGGCGACTCCGTTGCCATGAAAATGGATTCATCCGAAGTTCCGCCTTTCAAGCCGGGCAAGGTGCTGGACATGCCCATTGCCCGCTTTCAGGCTCCCCTCATCAATGGTCGGTATATCAAGCCGCGAATCGGACGCTTTTACCCAAAGCATTTTATCGAATCCGTTCCCGGCACCCGTCCGGACTCGGACACACCCTTTCGTGTGGTCGACTGGGATCGAAGCGGCTTCAAGGCAGACCTGAATCATCCCATGGCCGGACGGGAGGTCACCGTCAAAGCTGCCATCACGAAAATCAAAAAGCACCACGGCGCCGCAGGCAAGCTCAAGCGCTGGCCCGACTCCATCCTGAAAGGCCCCGGCATGCAGGCCCGTTTGCCGGAAACACCCACGGATTTTCTTGGTGCCGAACCCTTCAAGCGTGACGACGAGTCAAGTGATGCCAACTTTTACTCCAAGCCACGCATGGTCCACCACATGGACTCGCGCGCACGACAGAACATCCAGCACGCCTACGCCAACGTACTGGCCGGGGGGATGGATATCCTTGATCTCATGGCCGGACACGAATCACATCTGCCCGAGGGGATAGAGCCCAAATCCGTGACAGGGCTTGGCATGAACAAGAAAGAACTGGAAGCCAACACGTCCCTGACCGATCACCTGATTCATGACCTCAACGAACAGCCGGAAATGCCCTTTGAGAGCAACTCGTTTGATGCGGTTATCTGTACGGCCAGTGTGGAGTACCTGATCAAGCCCCACGCCGTTTTTGAAGAAGTTGCGCGCATACTGCGTCCCGGAGGCGTTTTTGCCGTGGCCTTTTCCAACCGCTGGTTCCCGTCCAAGGTTATCCGCGTCTGGACAGAGCTGCATGAGTTTGAGCGTATGGGGCTGGTCAGCCAGTACATGATTCGTTCAGAACAGTTCGAGGCCATCACCACGTTATCCGAACGCGGCTGGGAGCGCCCGAAGGACAGCGACGATCGCTACGCCGAGGAGCTTCCCGAGAGCGATCCGGTGTATGCCGTATGGTCCAGAAAGAAGCGCGACTAG
- a CDS encoding DUF4911 domain-containing protein: MSSRKSTSRRRPRKRICPPAPERSERMYIRIEPSRIALFRFLLEGYDNLGIFTVTNKFKGILQLRYSPHQRREMQRFIEAVRTEMEVEEVAIPCEK, encoded by the coding sequence ATGAGCAGCAGGAAATCCACCTCAAGAAGACGTCCGCGCAAACGCATCTGCCCTCCGGCCCCGGAACGGTCAGAGCGAATGTATATTCGTATAGAGCCATCCCGTATCGCGCTTTTCCGCTTTTTGCTGGAAGGGTACGACAATCTGGGCATCTTTACTGTCACCAATAAGTTCAAGGGAATACTCCAGCTCCGATACAGTCCCCATCAACGGCGTGAGATGCAACGCTTCATAGAGGCTGTTCGTACGGAAATGGAAGTGGAAGAAGTTGCCATTCCCTGTGAAAAATAA
- a CDS encoding Nif3-like dinuclear metal center hexameric protein, with product MKIKDILSIFGDLVPEENQSSWDNCGVQVAGAVDETDRVAVCLEPTPAMLEQCLEWGADVVLTHHPLYMKPRPLGRNDRFTGIVRQLMTRGAWLYAAHTSLDTRPGGPAFWLGSELGLQNSRLLEVERSVAPMEVSFYTEKPIERETADIWANNDGIHSVAQSRTGEVRIVCDEAAWPDIAGGIEFSLGKKPLFYIRPLTAPRREVGFGEVGDLPESMTWNDFADRLAGLVKRDAFAASGPQPDTVRRIAYCGGSGSSLIETAARAGADVFITGDMKYHPAVDTPICVADVGHFSLEEEMMRRFAAELEDALDGVTVRFFEGEDPFRLHVVG from the coding sequence ATGAAAATTAAGGATATTTTATCGATTTTTGGCGATTTGGTCCCTGAGGAGAATCAGTCTTCATGGGACAATTGTGGCGTGCAGGTTGCCGGTGCCGTTGATGAGACAGACCGTGTTGCCGTGTGCCTTGAGCCGACGCCGGCCATGCTTGAGCAGTGCCTGGAGTGGGGTGCCGATGTGGTGCTCACCCACCATCCGCTGTACATGAAGCCGCGCCCCTTGGGGCGTAACGATCGCTTCACAGGCATTGTGCGTCAGTTGATGACTCGGGGAGCCTGGCTGTATGCCGCGCACACCTCGCTGGATACGCGTCCCGGTGGCCCGGCATTCTGGCTGGGGAGCGAACTTGGACTGCAGAATTCCCGCCTGCTGGAAGTCGAGCGCAGCGTGGCGCCCATGGAGGTTTCCTTTTACACGGAAAAACCCATTGAGCGGGAAACAGCCGACATTTGGGCCAACAATGACGGCATTCATTCGGTTGCCCAGTCCCGCACCGGAGAGGTCCGCATCGTCTGTGATGAGGCCGCATGGCCAGATATAGCCGGTGGAATTGAATTTTCTCTTGGCAAAAAGCCCCTGTTTTATATTCGTCCGCTTACCGCCCCTCGTCGAGAGGTCGGCTTCGGTGAAGTGGGCGACCTGCCGGAATCCATGACATGGAATGACTTTGCCGATCGGCTTGCCGGACTGGTCAAGCGCGATGCGTTTGCCGCTTCAGGACCGCAGCCCGATACGGTGCGACGGATCGCCTATTGCGGCGGCTCCGGTTCGTCACTTATCGAAACCGCAGCCCGAGCCGGTGCCGATGTGTTTATTACCGGAGATATGAAGTATCATCCGGCGGTGGATACCCCCATTTGTGTCGCGGATGTGGGCCATTTTTCTCTGGAAGAGGAGATGATGCGGCGATTTGCCGCTGAATTGGAAGACGCCCTGGACGGCGTGACTGTCCGCTTTTTTGAGGGCGAGGATCCATTCCGACTGCATGTGGTCGGATAA
- a CDS encoding zinc ribbon domain-containing protein: protein MYEKQIEQLIILQQVDDEILILKDEVEKAPLELADLEAQMNEFKERRVQIDERLDILKDQKKKLGIEIEEDAGKIKKSKNKLMLASNTKEYHAMMREMDSLEKLNRNREEEKITVKEEFDRQNAAIEALNEEMSGVQEQYDALKTTLDERLAQANKKLESLGRKRKKACKVVPPPILGRYEFIRERMQNPVIVPVTQGVCHGCHIMIPPQIYNDLQKGQQILSCPNCQRLIHWQRQDESDA, encoded by the coding sequence ATGTACGAAAAACAGATTGAGCAGCTGATTATCCTGCAGCAGGTTGATGACGAAATCCTTATTCTCAAGGATGAAGTCGAAAAGGCACCGCTGGAGTTGGCCGACCTTGAAGCGCAGATGAATGAGTTCAAGGAGCGTCGCGTTCAGATCGATGAGCGTCTCGACATTCTCAAGGACCAGAAGAAAAAGCTGGGCATTGAGATTGAAGAAGATGCGGGCAAGATCAAGAAGTCCAAAAACAAGCTGATGCTGGCTAGCAACACCAAGGAATATCACGCCATGATGCGTGAAATGGATTCCCTGGAAAAGCTCAACCGCAATCGTGAAGAAGAAAAAATCACGGTCAAGGAAGAATTTGACCGCCAGAATGCTGCCATTGAAGCTCTCAATGAAGAGATGTCCGGCGTACAGGAGCAGTACGATGCCCTGAAGACCACGCTCGATGAACGTCTGGCTCAGGCCAACAAAAAGCTCGAATCTCTTGGCCGCAAGCGCAAGAAAGCGTGCAAGGTCGTTCCGCCGCCGATTCTTGGTCGTTATGAGTTCATTCGTGAGCGGATGCAGAATCCGGTTATCGTGCCTGTAACGCAGGGCGTCTGCCACGGTTGTCACATCATGATTCCGCCTCAGATTTACAACGACCTCCAGAAAGGTCAGCAGATTCTCAGCTGTCCCAACTGCCAGCGCTTGATTCACTGGCAGCGTCAGGACGAATCGGACGCATAG
- the ispD gene encoding 2-C-methyl-D-erythritol 4-phosphate cytidylyltransferase: MDRPLNNTWGVILAAGSGSRLTDASGGVRKQYLEYKGAPLFWHSARTFSRVAGVKGLVFVFPEEDVKQMEKRLRLFFKGEELGVRWKICAGGARRQDSVHCGLKELPRDCQAVLVHDSARPFVSATLITSLLDALNDGARGVIPAVAVTDTIKRVEGDVVVETPDRSQLRGVQTPQAFEVPLLMEAHERATAEGWEVTDDASMVERIASVTVVPGEQANVKITNPEDLQRLEEAKVTVPCVGWGYDVHKFGGEGDRPLVLGGVPIAGPLTIVAHSDGDVLLHALADAVLGTFGGGDIGTHFPDNDPAFAGADSSVLLKETLLMAQKAGARIVHADLTVITQVPRLAPHAKQIAKNLCRLLGLQSHQVNFKATTEEKLGFTGAKKGIKAVATVTALREL, translated from the coding sequence ATGGATCGACCGTTGAACAATACTTGGGGTGTCATCCTCGCCGCCGGGTCCGGCTCTCGCCTGACCGATGCGTCGGGGGGCGTCCGCAAACAATATCTCGAATACAAGGGCGCGCCGTTGTTTTGGCATTCGGCCCGCACGTTTTCCCGTGTGGCCGGCGTCAAAGGGTTGGTCTTTGTCTTCCCCGAAGAAGACGTCAAGCAGATGGAAAAGCGTCTTCGCCTCTTTTTCAAGGGTGAAGAGCTTGGGGTTCGCTGGAAAATCTGTGCCGGTGGTGCTCGCCGTCAGGATTCCGTTCACTGTGGCCTCAAGGAACTGCCGCGTGATTGCCAGGCGGTGCTTGTCCATGATTCTGCCCGTCCTTTTGTTTCGGCAACCCTGATCACCTCGCTGCTGGATGCACTGAATGACGGTGCTCGCGGTGTCATCCCGGCTGTTGCCGTGACCGACACCATCAAGCGCGTGGAAGGCGATGTCGTCGTCGAAACCCCTGATCGTTCACAACTGCGCGGAGTGCAGACCCCTCAGGCTTTTGAAGTGCCGCTGCTCATGGAAGCCCACGAGCGTGCCACTGCCGAAGGGTGGGAAGTCACCGACGATGCCTCCATGGTCGAGCGTATCGCTTCGGTCACCGTTGTTCCCGGTGAACAGGCCAACGTCAAAATTACCAATCCCGAAGACCTGCAACGGCTGGAAGAGGCCAAGGTCACCGTCCCATGCGTGGGATGGGGATACGATGTGCACAAATTCGGCGGCGAAGGGGATCGTCCCCTGGTTCTCGGCGGAGTCCCTATAGCGGGACCGTTGACCATCGTGGCCCATTCGGACGGCGATGTCCTGCTGCACGCCCTTGCCGATGCTGTGCTCGGTACATTTGGCGGTGGCGACATTGGTACGCATTTTCCTGACAATGATCCGGCTTTTGCCGGTGCAGACAGCTCTGTCCTGCTCAAGGAAACCTTGCTCATGGCCCAAAAGGCCGGAGCGCGTATTGTCCACGCCGACCTGACGGTCATCACTCAGGTGCCGCGCCTCGCCCCTCATGCCAAGCAGATTGCCAAGAATCTGTGCCGATTGCTTGGCCTTCAGTCGCATCAGGTCAACTTCAAGGCGACCACGGAAGAGAAGCTCGGTTTTACCGGTGCCAAGAAAGGCATCAAGGCCGTGGCAACCGTGACCGCATTGAGGGAGCTGTAG